One Chanodichthys erythropterus isolate Z2021 chromosome 10, ASM2448905v1, whole genome shotgun sequence DNA segment encodes these proteins:
- the LOC137029360 gene encoding major histocompatibility complex class I-related gene protein-like yields the protein MRCLAVFESFMSCVVCSERHRFITTYTGINGTTIAGIPEFSAVTTLDDQQIDYYDSNIMELIPRKNWIKDFASTHMWKQDTKIRKHVQQIYKNNIRVVMERFNQSHGVHSYQRMYGCEWDDHTGDSQGFDQYSYDGEDFISLDLKELRYNTPVAQAISTVQKWNNDRAQLESLKQYYEDECVYWLKEFLTLGKADLEKTIAPEVSLLQKDPSSPVVCHVTGFYPSGVTISWLRNGVNHHEDVDLGAILPNEDETFQRTSSLRIPPDEWKKNQYTCVVEHMGKTIKRILTEDEIRSNYSK from the exons ATGAGATGCTTAGCCGTGTTTGAGAGCTTTATGTCTTGTGTTGTTTGTTCAGAGAGACACAGGTTCATCACCACATACACTGGAATAAATGGAACAACAATTGCAGGAATCCCAGAGTTTTCTGCTGTAACTACGCTGGATGATCAACAGATCGATTATTATGACAGTAACATAATGGAACTGATTCCCAGAAAGAACTGGATAAAGGATTTTGCATCTACACACATGTGGAAACAAGACACTAAGATCAGAAAACATGTGCAGCAGATCTACAAAAACAACATTCGTGTTGTAATGGAGCGATTCAATCAGTCACATG GTGTTCATTCGTATCAGAGGATGTATGGATGTGAGTGGGATGATCATACTGGAGACTCACAAGGGTTTGATCAGTACAGTTATGATGGAGAGGACTTCATCTCACTGGACCTGAAGGAGCTCAGATACAACACACCTGTAGCACAGGCAATATCCACAGTACAGAAGTGGAATAATGACAGAGCACAGCTTGAATCTCTGAAACAATACTATGAAGATGAGTGTGTTTACTGGCTGAAGGAGTTCTTGACATTAGGGAAAGCAGATTTAGAGAAAACAATAG CTCCTGAAGTGTCTCTGTTACAGAAGGATCCCTCTTCTCCAGTAGTGTGTCATGTGACAGGTTTCTACCCATCAGGAGTCACTATTAGCTGGTTAAGAAATGGAGTGAATCACCATGAGGATGTGGATCTTGGAGCGATTCTGCCAAATGAGGACGAGACCTTCCAGAGGACATCTTCCCTTCGTATTCCTCCAGACGAGTGGAAGAAGAACCAGTACACTTGTGTGGTGGAGCACATGGGAAAAACCATAAAGAGGATTCTGACTGAGGATGAGATCAGGAGTAACTACAGTAAGTAG